One Persicobacter psychrovividus DNA window includes the following coding sequences:
- a CDS encoding vWA domain-containing protein, protein MTWYKPLGTTETIFILLFCFLYIAYIWRSIRIAKRLRAAYKWVFVKLVLRTIYFGCFIAALLGPSFGQMAQEIKSQGKDIMICVDLSRSMDATDIAPSRLEKVKFELKNLVKSFASDRVGVIIFSSEAFMQCPLTFDQSALNLFIETMNTSLVPHSGTDFGPPLQMALDKLKAQQDDNSSPKSKVIILISDGEDFGENTADAITQVEDQNIKLFSVGVGTEAGGRIPVGRGFKRQSNGQPVLTKLEASSLKKIASKTGGRYFEVNDQRNDVPKLINDISKIEGELRDTRKIDVKANKYFYFLAFGLLLMGIDVLTSIRTIKI, encoded by the coding sequence ATGACTTGGTATAAACCATTAGGAACGACGGAGACCATTTTCATTCTCCTTTTTTGCTTCCTCTATATCGCTTACATCTGGCGAAGCATCCGCATAGCAAAACGATTGCGTGCGGCATACAAGTGGGTATTTGTAAAGTTGGTGCTCCGAACCATCTACTTCGGTTGTTTTATTGCTGCCCTACTCGGCCCTTCTTTTGGTCAGATGGCCCAGGAAATCAAGTCGCAGGGAAAAGACATTATGATCTGCGTGGATTTATCCCGATCTATGGATGCTACCGATATTGCGCCCTCGCGATTGGAGAAGGTGAAGTTTGAGCTCAAGAATTTGGTAAAATCCTTTGCTTCAGACCGCGTTGGGGTGATTATATTTTCTTCTGAAGCATTTATGCAGTGCCCGCTTACTTTTGACCAAAGCGCCTTGAACCTGTTCATTGAAACCATGAACACCTCCCTTGTTCCGCATTCGGGAACTGATTTTGGGCCGCCACTTCAAATGGCTTTAGACAAACTTAAAGCACAGCAAGACGACAACTCCAGCCCCAAATCCAAGGTCATCATCCTGATCAGTGACGGGGAAGACTTTGGTGAAAACACCGCAGATGCCATCACTCAGGTCGAAGATCAGAACATCAAATTATTTTCGGTAGGTGTTGGTACCGAAGCCGGCGGACGGATCCCTGTTGGCAGAGGATTTAAAAGACAATCCAACGGACAACCCGTACTAACTAAACTGGAGGCCAGCTCACTGAAAAAAATCGCCTCCAAAACGGGCGGAAGATATTTCGAGGTCAATGATCAGCGCAACGACGTCCCAAAGCTGATCAACGATATCAGTAAGATTGAGGGAGAATTAAGAGATACACGAAAAATCGACGTCAAGGCCAACAAGTATTTTTACTTCCTTGCCTTCGGCTTATTACTTATGGGAATTGATGTTTTGACCAGCATTCGCACAATAAAAATATGA
- a CDS encoding 2-isopropylmalate synthase, giving the protein MDAAKVHIFDTTLRDGEQVPGCQLNTEEKVIVAQALENLGVDIIEAGFPISSPGDFEAVEAVCRAVSEPTICALSRAVKKDIDVAAKALRYAKHGRIHTGIGTSAYHIQHKFNSNPEEIIRRGVEAVKYAKGLTDEVEFYAEDAGRTDNAFLAQVVEAMIDAGADVVNIPDTTGYCLPNEYGEKIAYLKQHVSNIDRAIISTHCHNDLGMATANSIAGVMNGARQIEVTMNGIGERAGNTSLEEVAMILKSHQHLNLYTKIQSIQLAKMSKLISSMMRMPVQPNKAIVGRNAFAHSSGIHQDGMLKHRENYEIIDPKEVGVESSEIILTARSGRAALRHRLECLGHTVEPQRLDNLYEKFLEMADEKKVIEDGDLCHLVAS; this is encoded by the coding sequence ATGGATGCAGCTAAAGTACATATCTTTGATACCACATTAAGGGACGGCGAGCAGGTACCAGGGTGTCAGCTCAATACTGAGGAAAAGGTAATTGTAGCACAGGCGCTGGAAAATCTTGGTGTTGATATTATCGAAGCAGGTTTTCCGATATCCTCTCCAGGGGATTTTGAAGCCGTAGAAGCAGTGTGCCGTGCAGTGAGTGAGCCAACGATTTGTGCGCTATCACGAGCAGTGAAGAAAGATATTGATGTGGCCGCTAAAGCCCTGCGCTATGCAAAGCATGGGCGTATTCATACTGGAATTGGTACTTCAGCTTATCATATACAACATAAATTCAACTCTAACCCAGAAGAAATTATTCGTCGTGGGGTGGAGGCCGTAAAATATGCCAAAGGACTTACCGATGAGGTGGAGTTCTATGCCGAAGATGCTGGTCGTACTGATAATGCTTTTCTGGCCCAGGTTGTGGAAGCCATGATTGATGCTGGTGCGGATGTCGTGAATATTCCCGATACTACAGGCTATTGTTTGCCTAATGAATATGGTGAGAAAATCGCCTATCTGAAACAACATGTTTCCAACATTGATCGCGCTATTATTTCCACGCATTGCCATAACGATCTCGGGATGGCCACCGCCAACTCCATTGCTGGTGTAATGAATGGGGCGCGCCAGATTGAAGTTACCATGAATGGTATTGGTGAACGTGCTGGTAATACCTCTTTGGAGGAAGTGGCCATGATTCTGAAGAGTCATCAACACCTGAATCTATATACCAAAATTCAGTCCATCCAATTGGCTAAAATGAGTAAGCTGATTTCTTCAATGATGAGAATGCCTGTGCAGCCTAACAAAGCGATCGTCGGACGTAACGCTTTTGCACATTCATCAGGGATTCATCAGGACGGTATGCTGAAGCACCGAGAAAATTATGAAATTATCGATCCTAAAGAAGTGGGGGTGGAATCTTCAGAGATTATCCTTACTGCAAGAAGTGGTCGAGCAGCTTTGCGCCATCGTTTAGAGTGTTTGGGCCATACGGTAGAACCTCAGCGATTGGACAACCTATATGAGAAATTCCTTGAGATGGCTGACGAGAAGAAAGTCATTGAAGACGGAGATCTATGCCACTTGGTAGCATCTTGA
- the leuB gene encoding 3-isopropylmalate dehydrogenase has protein sequence MAKSTKNITVLPGDGIGPEIVSEAQKVLAAVAGKYDVEFNYTEGLIGAVAIDATGSALPEDTIAACQSADAVILGAVGDPRFDNDPKAKVRPEQGLLAIRKALGLFCNIRPIRTFDALLDQAPIKADRLQGVDFVIYRELTGGIYFGEKGTIGEDKAFDNCVYERSEIERIAHLAFEAATKRCNKLTLVDKANVLETSRLWRKVVQELSAQYPSVEVDYLFVDNAAMQVILNPAQFDVVLTENMFGDIISDEASIISGSLGMLPSASVGTGSSLFEPIHGSYPQAAGKNIANPMATILSVAMMLDHLDLPEAAKDVRKAVDDALNSGFATIDVNKDEPQSTSAVGDRIADLISAEVSA, from the coding sequence ATGGCTAAATCAACTAAAAATATAACCGTTCTTCCTGGTGACGGCATCGGTCCAGAGATTGTCAGTGAAGCACAAAAAGTATTGGCTGCAGTTGCAGGAAAGTACGATGTGGAATTCAATTATACCGAAGGGCTTATCGGTGCAGTAGCAATTGATGCGACGGGTTCTGCTTTGCCTGAGGATACCATAGCGGCCTGCCAGTCAGCAGACGCAGTAATCCTTGGCGCAGTTGGAGACCCTCGATTTGACAATGACCCTAAAGCAAAGGTGCGTCCTGAGCAAGGCTTGTTGGCTATTCGTAAGGCTTTGGGATTATTCTGTAACATTCGTCCAATCCGTACTTTTGATGCGCTCCTTGATCAGGCACCGATCAAAGCTGATCGCCTTCAGGGGGTTGACTTTGTGATCTACCGTGAGCTGACAGGAGGAATTTACTTCGGTGAAAAAGGAACGATCGGCGAAGATAAAGCTTTTGACAACTGTGTTTATGAGCGTTCAGAAATTGAGCGTATTGCACACTTGGCTTTTGAAGCTGCAACTAAACGCTGCAATAAACTGACTTTGGTAGATAAGGCGAATGTATTGGAGACGTCTCGTTTGTGGAGAAAAGTGGTGCAGGAACTTTCCGCACAATACCCATCAGTGGAGGTGGATTACCTTTTCGTTGACAATGCTGCCATGCAGGTGATTTTGAATCCTGCACAGTTTGATGTGGTATTGACTGAAAATATGTTCGGAGATATCATTTCTGACGAAGCCTCGATTATCAGTGGTTCGCTCGGAATGCTACCATCGGCTTCTGTAGGTACAGGTTCTTCACTTTTCGAACCTATCCATGGTTCTTACCCTCAGGCGGCAGGAAAAAATATTGCCAATCCAATGGCAACGATCCTTTCTGTAGCTATGATGCTTGACCACCTGGATTTGCCAGAAGCAGCCAAGGATGTTCGTAAGGCAGTGGATGATGCCTTGAACAGTGGTTTTGCGACTATTGATGTAAACAAGGATGAGCCACAAAGCACTTCAGCAGTAGGTGATCGTATCGCTGACCTGATTAGTGCAGAGGTTTCTGCTTAA
- the leuD gene encoding 3-isopropylmalate dehydratase small subunit, with amino-acid sequence MEKLTIVESTYIPLRNENVDTDQIIPARFLKATSREGFGDNLFRDWRYDKSGEPKADFVLNTGVYSGKVLVAGKNFGSGSSREHAAWAIYDYGFRVVVSSEFADIFKNNCLNNGLLPVEVTPAFLSELFERVEADPSTSVTVDLAAQTISLTGTDKQEQFEINEYKKHCLMQGLDDIDYLLSIQSEIEAFETTPNI; translated from the coding sequence ATGGAAAAGTTAACAATAGTAGAATCAACATATATTCCACTTCGAAATGAGAACGTGGATACAGATCAAATTATCCCTGCCCGCTTTCTGAAAGCAACTTCGAGAGAAGGTTTTGGTGACAACCTGTTCAGGGATTGGCGTTATGACAAAAGTGGTGAGCCTAAGGCTGACTTTGTGCTCAATACGGGAGTTTATAGCGGAAAAGTTTTGGTGGCAGGCAAGAACTTCGGTTCTGGGTCTTCACGTGAGCACGCTGCCTGGGCGATTTACGATTACGGATTCCGTGTGGTCGTTTCCTCAGAATTTGCTGATATTTTCAAAAATAACTGTCTGAACAATGGTCTGTTGCCTGTGGAGGTAACCCCCGCATTTTTGTCGGAGTTGTTTGAGCGTGTTGAGGCAGATCCTTCAACGTCGGTAACGGTGGACCTTGCAGCGCAAACCATCAGCCTGACGGGAACAGACAAGCAGGAGCAGTTTGAAATCAACGAGTACAAAAAGCATTGTTTGATGCAGGGATTGGATGATATCGATTACCTATTGAGCATTCAGTCTGAAATCGAAGCTTTTGAAACCACACCTAATATCTAA
- a CDS encoding ABC1 kinase family protein, with the protein MTTSKNQRIGQIISILIKYGFEDFIAHSRIKELIVATPIIKKTVDQEALTLTRAKRVRLTAEELGPTFVKLAQIMSNRPDLLPEDWVTELAKCQKDSTPVPNWDIKAFISQNLKKPCDQVFRYVNPVPIACGSIAQAHHAIHQDGTEMVLKLQRPNIRKTIEADLDILTLIAGQMEKNTELFSSLKPLTLIESFRKHMREELDFLHESRNIQAFYQQHKDSSKVVSPKVYKTLTTPTLLAMEKMEGTHIDLWVAEDEQQKQRMIKNMIDSFFTQIIENGFFHADPHAGNIMIQEHAVICFLDFGNMGRLTQLQRDVLSRLLFQFLQKDSRRVAKTVRSIAISHEIHNIQDFEQDCESILFQLEGELSDLKIAVFVKDFTRIIYKYRVQLPPFLHAVFRTIIILEGMGHKIDPHFHVTDQLKPYLRKIIVNQVNFENITKDGISNILYGLQMLKNLPEDIADLVESAKAGDFKVDVQLHGLESFRKTIDSAANSVSLAIIIAAIIIGSSVIVFAQIPPLIYDIPILGFIGFFLSSVLGFYMVLNILRRDKKQKDK; encoded by the coding sequence ATGACCACCAGTAAAAACCAACGCATCGGCCAGATCATCTCCATACTGATCAAGTATGGCTTTGAAGATTTCATTGCGCACTCCCGCATCAAAGAACTGATCGTCGCGACGCCTATCATAAAAAAAACGGTCGATCAGGAAGCCCTCACCCTTACCCGTGCCAAGCGCGTCCGCCTGACCGCCGAAGAGCTCGGCCCCACCTTCGTAAAACTTGCGCAGATCATGAGCAACCGCCCTGATCTACTGCCTGAAGATTGGGTAACTGAGCTGGCCAAGTGCCAAAAGGACAGCACGCCCGTCCCCAACTGGGACATTAAAGCATTTATTTCGCAAAACCTTAAAAAGCCCTGTGATCAGGTTTTCAGATATGTAAACCCTGTACCCATTGCCTGTGGGTCCATTGCGCAGGCACATCACGCCATTCATCAGGATGGTACCGAGATGGTGCTCAAGCTGCAGCGCCCCAATATTCGGAAAACCATTGAGGCAGACCTTGACATCCTGACGCTCATTGCTGGACAGATGGAAAAAAACACGGAACTTTTTTCGTCCCTGAAGCCCTTGACATTGATCGAGAGTTTCAGAAAACATATGCGTGAGGAACTGGACTTTTTACATGAGTCCCGCAACATTCAGGCCTTCTATCAGCAACATAAAGACAGCTCGAAAGTCGTTAGCCCGAAAGTTTATAAAACACTGACGACCCCTACCCTTTTGGCCATGGAAAAAATGGAAGGGACACATATCGATTTGTGGGTGGCCGAAGATGAGCAGCAAAAACAGCGCATGATCAAAAATATGATCGACAGCTTTTTTACCCAGATTATTGAGAATGGATTTTTCCATGCGGATCCACATGCAGGCAATATCATGATTCAGGAGCATGCCGTGATCTGCTTCCTGGATTTTGGCAATATGGGGCGCCTTACCCAACTGCAAAGAGACGTCCTGTCGAGGCTCCTTTTTCAGTTTTTGCAAAAAGACAGCAGACGCGTCGCCAAAACGGTTCGCTCAATTGCCATCTCACACGAGATCCACAATATTCAGGACTTTGAACAAGATTGCGAATCGATTCTTTTTCAGCTCGAAGGAGAACTTTCCGATTTAAAGATCGCCGTTTTCGTAAAAGATTTCACCAGGATCATTTATAAATACCGCGTGCAGCTGCCGCCATTCCTCCATGCGGTATTTCGTACCATCATCATTCTTGAAGGCATGGGGCATAAAATTGACCCTCATTTCCATGTAACCGATCAGCTTAAGCCTTACCTGCGGAAGATTATCGTCAATCAGGTGAATTTCGAAAACATCACCAAAGATGGCATCAGCAATATTCTTTATGGCTTACAGATGCTGAAGAATTTACCTGAGGACATCGCCGACCTGGTGGAATCTGCCAAAGCGGGAGATTTTAAGGTAGATGTTCAGCTACATGGGCTGGAAAGTTTCCGAAAAACCATCGACAGCGCAGCCAACAGCGTCTCTTTGGCGATCATCATTGCCGCGATCATCATTGGCTCCTCAGTGATTGTTTTTGCCCAGATCCCCCCACTAATTTATGACATCCCCATCCTCGGGTTTATCGGTTTTTTCCTCAGCTCGGTACTTGGATTTTATATGGTACTGAACATCCTCAGGCGTGACAAAAAGCAAAAAGACAAATAA
- a CDS encoding acetyl-CoA C-acyltransferase, translating into MNDVFIVAMARTPMGSFMGKLSTLSAPDLGAIALKAALAKIPSDQLTIDEVFMGNVISANIGQAPAKQVVVKAGLGNDIPCTIINKVCSSGLKAVMLGAQTIMSGQNDVVVAGGMESMSNIPHYIPNARKGFKFGHTEMVDGLVKDGLWEPYNDFAMGNCAENTAEEMRISRSMQDDYAIESYSRAQKAQKEGKFKMEITPVAVPNRRGPAEEILEDEEPSHVKLEKIPSLRTVFKKDGTVTAANASTINDGAAVLVLMSAEAVKKHQVKPLAKIVGMGDASNEPIWFTTAPTKAINKAINKANLQLSDIDFFEINEAFSAVAIANLQQLNLSPSKVNVYGGAVALGHPLGCSGARILCTLLSVLHQENGKLGVAGICNGGGGASALIVEKV; encoded by the coding sequence ATGAATGATGTTTTTATAGTTGCTATGGCACGTACTCCTATGGGGAGTTTTATGGGAAAATTATCCACCCTCTCTGCCCCCGACCTCGGGGCAATTGCCCTGAAGGCTGCTTTAGCAAAAATCCCCTCCGATCAGCTGACCATAGATGAAGTATTTATGGGCAATGTGATCTCTGCAAATATTGGTCAGGCACCAGCAAAACAGGTCGTTGTTAAAGCAGGCCTTGGCAACGACATCCCCTGTACGATCATCAATAAAGTATGCTCCTCTGGCTTAAAGGCGGTCATGCTTGGCGCACAGACTATCATGTCTGGCCAAAATGATGTCGTCGTTGCGGGCGGAATGGAAAGCATGTCGAATATTCCGCATTATATTCCCAACGCACGAAAAGGCTTTAAATTTGGCCATACAGAGATGGTTGATGGCTTGGTTAAAGATGGGCTTTGGGAACCATATAACGATTTTGCGATGGGGAACTGTGCCGAAAATACGGCAGAAGAAATGCGTATCAGCAGAAGTATGCAAGACGATTATGCCATAGAATCCTACAGTCGTGCACAAAAAGCCCAGAAAGAGGGCAAATTCAAGATGGAAATTACACCAGTGGCGGTTCCGAACAGGCGAGGACCCGCGGAAGAAATCCTCGAAGACGAAGAACCTTCGCATGTTAAACTCGAAAAAATACCCAGCTTAAGAACTGTTTTCAAAAAAGATGGTACGGTGACTGCGGCCAATGCTTCGACCATTAACGACGGCGCCGCGGTCTTGGTGCTGATGAGTGCCGAAGCGGTAAAGAAACACCAGGTAAAGCCCCTGGCAAAAATCGTTGGCATGGGTGATGCCTCCAATGAGCCGATTTGGTTTACTACCGCGCCAACCAAAGCCATTAATAAAGCGATCAATAAAGCGAACCTCCAACTCTCTGATATTGACTTTTTTGAGATCAACGAAGCCTTTTCAGCGGTGGCCATTGCGAATTTACAGCAATTGAATTTATCGCCCTCGAAGGTAAATGTGTATGGAGGGGCCGTTGCTTTGGGGCATCCTTTGGGCTGTTCGGGCGCTCGAATCCTGTGTACACTGCTGAGTGTTTTACATCAGGAAAACGGCAAGCTGGGGGTCGCTGGAATTTGCAACGGAGGAGGAGGAGCCTCTGCGCTAATTGTAGAAAAAGTATAA
- a CDS encoding DUF4136 domain-containing protein, translating into MKKWHNLFFLLMASVAISACSSMRITSDYDREANFSQYSTFSFMLKDPSAKINVGLNELNQRRVMSNVGAEMAARGYEEVQKNPDLLINFYLKTQNKQDVMYDPYWGGWYGMWGPYRQPYSVTEYTEGNMVIDIVDAKKKQLIWQGVATGAMDSDVKDPDKQVAKIIQEIFTRYPHKAHEAFGYKPKG; encoded by the coding sequence ATGAAAAAGTGGCATAATCTATTTTTCCTGCTGATGGCCTCCGTGGCTATTTCAGCATGCAGCAGTATGCGCATCACCTCCGATTACGATCGTGAAGCTAACTTTTCCCAATACAGTACTTTCAGCTTTATGCTCAAAGACCCTTCTGCCAAAATTAATGTGGGGCTGAATGAGCTCAACCAAAGGCGCGTCATGTCGAATGTCGGCGCTGAAATGGCAGCGAGAGGCTATGAAGAGGTACAGAAAAATCCCGATCTGCTGATCAACTTCTACCTGAAAACCCAAAACAAGCAGGATGTAATGTACGACCCTTACTGGGGAGGCTGGTACGGCATGTGGGGACCTTACCGTCAGCCGTATTCCGTAACAGAATATACAGAAGGAAATATGGTGATCGATATTGTAGATGCCAAAAAGAAGCAGCTTATCTGGCAGGGGGTTGCCACAGGCGCCATGGACAGCGACGTGAAGGACCCCGACAAGCAGGTCGCCAAGATCATTCAGGAAATTTTCACGAGATATCCGCATAAAGCGCATGAAGCTTTCGGATATAAGCCAAAAGGATAA
- a CDS encoding GAF domain-containing protein → MSLIERILTPSFREELTKDEELKYQLTNGISIFLTIVGALVTLFSVFVFPEGLVYPVIGTCFFASPLILNRFKQLNASRLLLIIGSTLCLTLYHTALRTPDAPLVVGLTMLQLSFFSISFLLFEKKESTLFITANIIAIIGFLWLVMTDGWNLTGQGLDSFTGGFMHYLIIGAAVLISFFIMITFRMINIRSQEKTLLLMKDVQQQQKDMEHQNAELNNYIKEVEKKQKEDQQRQWVAEGQSKIDHLLRTSEDSDNIYDQLISFTVNYLEVTQGAIYLLQDEEPGDLHLKMMGCYAYNRKKYLEKKIAVGEGVVGQCFLEKAPIYMTNVPQDYVNITSGLGEALPGSIIVVPLINNEQVVAIIELASFDALSDYQQKFIESIGQSIASFVSNQKVTVKTRKLLEESQMQSEMLRAQEEEMRQNMEELTATQEEAERRTMKFQEEIEQKNAIIEDLKKKL, encoded by the coding sequence ATGTCGCTAATTGAACGAATATTGACGCCGAGCTTTCGGGAAGAGCTTACCAAAGATGAAGAATTAAAGTACCAGCTCACCAATGGCATATCTATATTTCTAACCATTGTCGGGGCCTTGGTTACTTTGTTTTCTGTTTTTGTATTTCCTGAAGGACTGGTCTACCCTGTGATAGGCACTTGTTTTTTTGCATCCCCCCTCATCCTTAACAGGTTCAAGCAACTCAACGCCAGCCGCTTGTTGCTAATTATTGGCTCAACACTTTGCCTGACATTATACCATACGGCATTAAGAACCCCCGACGCCCCATTGGTAGTAGGGCTCACCATGTTGCAACTCTCCTTCTTTTCCATCAGCTTTTTACTGTTCGAAAAAAAAGAAAGTACCCTGTTCATCACCGCCAACATCATTGCCATTATTGGCTTTTTATGGCTTGTAATGACTGACGGCTGGAACTTGACAGGTCAAGGCCTCGATTCGTTTACGGGTGGGTTCATGCACTACCTGATTATAGGAGCAGCCGTATTGATCTCCTTTTTTATCATGATAACCTTTCGAATGATCAATATCAGATCGCAGGAAAAAACTTTATTACTGATGAAAGATGTTCAGCAACAGCAAAAGGACATGGAGCACCAAAATGCGGAACTGAACAATTATATTAAAGAAGTAGAAAAGAAACAGAAGGAAGATCAGCAAAGGCAATGGGTTGCTGAGGGGCAGTCAAAAATCGACCACCTGCTCAGAACAAGTGAAGACAGTGACAACATCTACGATCAGCTGATTTCTTTTACGGTCAATTATCTTGAAGTTACACAGGGTGCGATTTACCTGTTGCAGGATGAAGAACCAGGCGATTTACACCTGAAGATGATGGGCTGTTATGCTTACAATCGTAAAAAATACCTCGAGAAAAAAATTGCAGTTGGAGAAGGCGTCGTTGGGCAGTGTTTTCTTGAAAAAGCGCCTATTTACATGACCAACGTACCGCAGGATTATGTCAATATTACTTCAGGGCTGGGGGAAGCGCTACCTGGCAGTATTATCGTGGTTCCGCTGATCAACAATGAGCAGGTAGTGGCCATCATAGAGCTCGCTTCTTTTGATGCACTGTCAGACTATCAGCAAAAATTTATTGAAAGTATTGGGCAGAGTATCGCTTCCTTTGTTTCGAACCAAAAGGTGACGGTAAAAACCCGCAAGCTTTTGGAGGAATCGCAGATGCAAAGTGAAATGCTCCGCGCACAGGAAGAAGAAATGCGCCAAAACATGGAAGAGCTTACTGCAACCCAGGAAGAGGCTGAGCGCCGAACGATGAAGTTCCAGGAAGAGATTGAGCAAAAAAATGCCATTATTGAAGACTTAAAAAAGAAGCTCTAA
- the leuC gene encoding 3-isopropylmalate dehydratase large subunit, whose amino-acid sequence MKKTLFDKIWEKHVVKTIENGPSVFYIDRHYVHEVTSPQAFAGLDARGIKVRRPDLVTATADHNVPTINQHLPIADELSALQVAKLEDNCTNHGIEAFGLNHKHQGIVHVIGPEMGFTQPGMTMVCGDSHTSTHGAFGAIAFGIGTSEVEMVLATQCLMQRKPKQMRINVNGELNEGVTAKDVILYVIAKLTTSGGTGYFVEFAGDTFRNMSMEERMTVCNMSIEMGARGGLIAPDQTTYDYLKGRQHVPQGEAFDAAVERWSQLYSDEEAAFDAELHYKASEIPPMITFGTNPGMGIGVNQSIPRTSEVEAGQQQTLSKALSYMEFGEGDAIAGKKIDYVFIGSCTNGRIEDLRQVAGIVKGQQKAPHVTAWIVPGSKAVEAQAIEEGIDAVLKEAGFELRQPGCSACLAMNDDKIPAGKYCVSTSNRNFEGRQGPGSRTLLASPITAAKAALSGVVEA is encoded by the coding sequence ATGAAAAAGACACTTTTTGATAAAATTTGGGAAAAACATGTGGTCAAAACCATAGAGAATGGCCCATCCGTTTTTTATATCGACCGTCACTACGTTCATGAAGTGACTTCCCCTCAGGCTTTTGCTGGCCTTGATGCCCGCGGGATCAAGGTGCGCCGCCCAGACTTGGTTACTGCAACGGCAGACCATAACGTACCAACCATCAATCAGCATTTACCAATTGCTGATGAGTTGTCAGCCCTTCAGGTTGCTAAACTCGAAGACAACTGTACCAACCACGGTATTGAAGCCTTCGGTTTGAACCACAAACACCAGGGAATTGTACACGTTATAGGTCCTGAAATGGGATTTACTCAGCCAGGTATGACCATGGTATGTGGTGATTCACACACGTCAACACACGGTGCTTTCGGAGCGATTGCCTTTGGTATTGGTACTTCTGAAGTGGAAATGGTGCTTGCAACACAGTGCTTGATGCAAAGAAAGCCTAAGCAAATGCGCATCAACGTGAATGGTGAGCTTAATGAAGGCGTAACAGCCAAAGATGTGATTCTGTATGTGATTGCCAAACTGACCACCAGTGGCGGTACGGGTTATTTTGTGGAATTTGCAGGTGATACCTTCCGTAACATGTCGATGGAAGAGCGTATGACCGTTTGTAATATGAGTATTGAAATGGGAGCCCGTGGTGGCTTGATCGCTCCAGATCAAACCACTTACGATTACCTTAAAGGCCGTCAGCATGTTCCTCAGGGAGAAGCATTCGACGCTGCTGTAGAGCGCTGGTCGCAGTTGTACTCTGATGAAGAGGCGGCATTTGACGCTGAGTTGCACTATAAAGCATCGGAAATCCCACCAATGATTACCTTCGGAACGAACCCAGGAATGGGTATTGGGGTGAATCAAAGTATTCCAAGAACAAGTGAAGTGGAAGCTGGGCAGCAACAAACCCTGAGCAAAGCTTTGAGCTATATGGAGTTTGGTGAAGGTGATGCCATTGCAGGAAAGAAAATTGACTATGTATTTATTGGTTCTTGTACCAATGGCCGTATCGAAGATTTGCGTCAGGTGGCAGGAATTGTAAAGGGGCAACAAAAAGCACCACATGTTACTGCATGGATTGTTCCAGGATCAAAAGCAGTAGAAGCGCAAGCGATTGAAGAGGGGATTGATGCCGTATTGAAGGAAGCAGGTTTTGAGCTGCGTCAGCCAGGTTGTTCAGCTTGTTTGGCCATGAATGACGATAAAATTCCTGCAGGTAAATATTGTGTTTCAACTTCCAACCGAAATTTCGAAGGTCGCCAGGGACCAGGTTCCCGTACCTTATTGGCATCTCCAATTACGGCAGCCAAGGCGGCACTTTCAGGCGTTGTAGAGGCTTAA